One window of the Lepeophtheirus salmonis unplaced genomic scaffold, UVic_Lsal_1.4 unplaced_contig_10450_pilon, whole genome shotgun sequence genome contains the following:
- the LOC139907427 gene encoding uncharacterized protein: MKVFVVISALWLLPLLTNPAIKPSNMDICSVTPPSTDTHGVHHASIVNQPAADPSDVHNPYTADYKPIAAVHAPAHAPVHAPYHPAPVVHRPAPYHPAPYHPAPVVHRPAPYHPAPVVHKPSPYHAAEIYGDSPAVYQYGYAVADDYAGTNFAANENRDGYSTNGEYRVALPDGRTQIVSYNVADAYSGYVADVRYEGEPHYDSYKPAHKPAPYHPAPYHA; encoded by the exons ATGAAG GTTTTCGTTGTTATTTCCGCTCTTTGGCTCTTGCCTCTGCTAACCAATCCAGCCATCAAACCATCCAACATGGACATATGCTCCGTCACACCTCCATCCACAGACACTCATGGTGTTCATCATGCTTCAATAGTCAACCAACCCGCTGCGGATCCCTCTGACGTTCACAACCCCTATACTGCTGACTACAAGCCCATTGCTGCTGTCCACGCACCAGCTCATGCCCCAGTTCACGCTCCCTACCACCCAGCCCCTGTTGTTCACAGACCAGCTCCTTATCACCCAGCTCCCTACCACCCAGCCCCTGTTGTTCACAGACCAGCTCCTTACCACCCAGCTCCCGTTGTCCACAAGCCTTCTCCCTATCACGCTGCTGAGATCTACGGTGATAGTCCCGCCGTCTACCAATACGGATATGCTGTCGCTGATGACTATGCTGGAACCAACTTCGCTGCCAACGAGAACAGAGACGGATACTCCACCAACGGTGAATACAGAGTTGCCCTTCCCGATGGCCGCACACAAATTGTTTCCTACAACGTTGCTGATGCTTACTCTGGATATGTTGCTGATGTCAGATACGAAGGAGAGCCTCATTACGACTCCTACAAGCCTGCTCACAAGCCAGCTCCCTATCACCCTGCTCCCTATCACGCCTAA
- the LOC121130658 gene encoding uncharacterized protein yields MAVTGAYKIWRIKVHPHDKKSSSSLLTIKQNKHQQKHEGFRCYFRSLALASANQSSHQTIQHGHAAPVHTSIHRPHGVHHASVVSQPAADPSDVHNPYTADYKPIAAVHAPAHAPVHAPYHPAPYHPAPYHPAPVVHRPAPYHPAPYHPAPVVHRPAPYHPAPVVHKPSPYHAAEVYGDSPAVYQYGYAVADDYAGTNFAANENRDGYSTNGEYRVALPDGRTQIVSYNVADAYSGYVADVRYEGEPHYDSYKPAHKPAPYHPAPYHA; encoded by the exons ATGGCTGTTACTGGCGCGTATAAAATTTGG CGTATAAAGGTTCATCCACACGACAAAAAGTCAAGCAGTTCCTTACTGactatcaaacaaaataaacatcagCAAAAGCATGAAG GTTTTCGTTGTTATTTCCGCTCTTTGGCTCTTGCCTCTGCTAACCAATCCAGCCATCAAACCATCCAACACGGACATGCTGCTCCTGTCCACACCTCCATCCACAGACCACATGGTGTTCATCATGCTTCCGTAGTCAGCCAACCCGCTGCTGATCCCTCTGACGTTCACAACCCCTACACTGCTGACTACAAGCCCATTGCTGCTGTCCACGCACCAGCTCATGCCCCAGTTCACGCTCCCTATCACCCTGCTCCTTATCATCCAGCTCCCTACCACCCAGCCCCTGTTGTTCACAGACCAGCTCCTTATCACCCAGCTCCCTATCACCCAGCCCCTGTTGTTCACAGACCAGCTCCTTACCACCCAGCTCCCGTTGTCCACAAGCCTTCTCCCTATCACGCTGCTGAGGTCTACGGCGATAGTCCCGCCGTCTACCAATACGGATATGCTGTCGCTGATGACTATGCTGGAACCAACTTCGCCGCCAACGAGAACAGAGACGGATACTCCACCAACGGTGAATACAGAGTTGCCCTTCCCGATGGCCGCACACAAATTGTTTCCTACAACGTTGCTGATGCTTACTCTGGATATGTTGCTGATGTCAGATACGAAGGAGAGCCTCATTACGACTCCTACAAGCCTGCTCACAAGCCAGCTCCCTATCACCCTGCTCCCTATCACGCCTAA